The proteins below are encoded in one region of Berryella intestinalis:
- a CDS encoding RNase J family beta-CASP ribonuclease yields MEQNEKKPRRTKAAASGEAKRKAPSSEATREGAATKTARKPRTSRNSNNKTAKAAVAKRATARAKGADQLKSRTPKRTGSTDKNPRSTMKIIPLGGLDAIGKNMTVFECDGDMILDDAGLMFPDDDHPGIDLILPDYTYVLENAHRLKGIFITHGHEDHTGSLPYLYKDLDRPVPIYGTKLTLGLIEGKFAEHRIKNAKLVEIKPGDRVKLGCIEAEFFAVNHSIPGSVGIFYQTPAGNVLHTGDFKLDQSPVDGVHTDFAALSRYNEIGVDLMLSDSTNSMNNTFTPSESEVGKALMPIIAQAKGRVIVASFASHIHRLQQICDAAVANGRKVVVTGRSMIQNTEIARRLGYLKINDEDLVDAYDLKGIPPEKIVVMCTGSQGEPLSALSRIAGGSHKTVSIEEGDTVIISATPVPGNEKAVTRIVNMLAKIGADVYDKRRALVHVSGHASAEELKIVLSIVRPVHFMPVHGEATHLRAHAKLAEATGVDPKNIFILENGESLELTSRGVKFGETVQSGVVFVDGLSVGDTSQVVLDDRSQLASQGFAAVAAAVSYKGKRICGDVLVEMRGITGGDDPYLVEEAVRRVAASLKKQLEQGGKDTELKRAARDSLSSVLWERTKQRPMVVTSILDI; encoded by the coding sequence ATGGAGCAAAACGAGAAGAAGCCGCGTCGCACGAAGGCGGCTGCGTCGGGCGAGGCCAAGCGCAAGGCGCCCTCATCCGAAGCGACCCGCGAGGGCGCCGCGACCAAGACCGCGCGCAAGCCGCGCACGTCGCGCAATTCGAACAACAAGACCGCGAAGGCCGCTGTGGCCAAGCGCGCGACGGCGCGCGCCAAAGGCGCCGATCAGCTGAAGAGCCGCACCCCCAAGCGGACGGGCTCGACCGACAAGAACCCGCGCTCGACGATGAAGATCATCCCTCTGGGCGGGCTCGACGCCATCGGCAAGAACATGACCGTGTTCGAGTGCGACGGCGACATGATCCTCGACGACGCCGGGTTGATGTTTCCCGATGACGACCATCCGGGAATCGACCTCATCCTGCCCGACTACACCTACGTGCTGGAAAACGCGCATCGCTTGAAGGGCATCTTCATAACGCACGGCCACGAAGACCACACCGGCTCGCTGCCGTACCTGTACAAGGACCTCGACCGGCCGGTTCCGATCTACGGCACCAAGCTCACGCTGGGCCTCATCGAGGGCAAGTTCGCCGAGCACCGCATCAAAAACGCCAAGCTCGTCGAGATCAAGCCGGGCGATCGCGTGAAGCTCGGCTGCATCGAGGCGGAGTTCTTCGCCGTGAACCACTCCATCCCCGGTTCGGTGGGCATCTTCTACCAGACGCCTGCGGGCAACGTCTTGCACACGGGCGACTTCAAGCTTGACCAGTCGCCGGTAGACGGGGTCCATACCGATTTCGCCGCGCTGTCGCGCTACAACGAGATCGGCGTCGACCTCATGCTGTCGGACTCCACCAACTCGATGAACAACACGTTCACGCCGTCCGAATCCGAGGTGGGCAAAGCGCTCATGCCCATCATCGCGCAGGCGAAGGGCCGCGTCATCGTCGCTTCGTTCGCAAGCCATATCCACCGCCTCCAGCAGATCTGCGACGCGGCGGTCGCCAACGGGCGCAAGGTGGTCGTCACGGGCCGTTCGATGATCCAGAACACCGAGATCGCGCGTCGCCTGGGATACCTCAAGATCAACGACGAGGATCTGGTGGACGCCTACGACCTCAAGGGCATTCCGCCCGAGAAGATCGTCGTGATGTGCACCGGTTCGCAGGGCGAGCCCCTCTCGGCGCTCTCGCGCATCGCGGGCGGCAGCCATAAGACGGTCAGCATCGAGGAAGGCGACACGGTCATCATCTCGGCGACCCCGGTTCCCGGCAACGAGAAGGCCGTCACGCGCATCGTGAACATGCTGGCCAAGATCGGCGCCGACGTGTACGACAAGCGCCGCGCGCTCGTGCACGTTTCGGGGCATGCGAGCGCCGAGGAGCTCAAGATCGTCCTGAGCATCGTGCGCCCGGTCCATTTCATGCCGGTGCACGGCGAGGCCACCCATCTGCGCGCCCACGCCAAGCTGGCCGAGGCCACGGGGGTCGACCCCAAAAACATCTTCATCCTCGAGAACGGGGAGAGCCTCGAGCTCACCTCGCGCGGGGTCAAGTTCGGAGAAACCGTCCAGAGCGGCGTCGTCTTCGTCGACGGACTGTCGGTTGGGGATACCTCGCAGGTGGTCTTGGACGACCGGTCCCAGCTCGCTTCCCAGGGATTCGCCGCGGTCGCCGCCGCCGTGTCGTACAAGGGCAAGAGGATCTGCGGGGACGTTCTCGTCGAGATGCGCGGCATCACCGGCGGCGACGACCCGTACCTGGTCGAAGAGGCGGTGCGCCGTGTTGCGGCGTCGCTGAAAAAGCAGCTCGAGCAGGGCGGGAAAGACACCGAGCTCAAGCGCGCCGCGCGCGACTCGCTTTCGTCGGTTCTGTGGGAGCGCACCAAGCAGCGCCCCATGGTCGTTACGAGCATTTTGGATATTTAA
- the rimO gene encoding 30S ribosomal protein S12 methylthiotransferase RimO, which translates to MATAKSVSFITMGCAKNEVDTSRMRSHLLKAGYSVSEDPEAADAVIVNTCSFIQAATEESIEAILEVADFDSVRSGRAHLVVSGCMPARYGDELASEITEAGAFVPCSKEDDIVAVMDGLFGLDRAELGYLDAASGVVLDPAPVSSYVKISDGCNRFCSFCSIPYIRGRYRSFEYGEIEAQVDDLVRRGSREIVLIAQDTGRWGDDFEEPRTLAQLVSDLADRFPDIWLRLMYIQPEGVTDELIEAIASHDNVCDYFDIPFQHVNPRLLKLMRRKGSIGEFDRLVQRIRARIPDAALRTTFIAGFPGETEEEFEELLDYVSECDLDYIGVFPYSREEGTHAFELPGQIDEDEKHDRAQRLRELADAVCSARISSRVGSRRRVLVCGEEEDGQVFGRAMCQAPDVDGVTYLDEGNPGDVVEALIEETLLYEMEGSVSPCNDAQ; encoded by the coding sequence ATGGCAACGGCCAAATCCGTCTCGTTCATCACCATGGGATGCGCGAAAAACGAGGTGGATACTTCCCGTATGCGCTCCCACCTGCTTAAAGCGGGCTATTCCGTCTCCGAGGACCCCGAAGCGGCCGATGCCGTCATCGTGAACACCTGCTCGTTCATCCAGGCGGCGACCGAGGAGAGCATCGAGGCGATCCTCGAGGTGGCGGATTTCGACAGCGTCCGAAGCGGCCGGGCCCATCTCGTGGTATCGGGCTGCATGCCCGCCCGATACGGAGACGAGCTCGCCTCCGAGATCACGGAGGCCGGCGCCTTCGTGCCGTGCTCCAAGGAAGACGATATCGTCGCGGTGATGGACGGCTTGTTCGGTCTGGACCGGGCAGAGCTCGGCTACCTCGACGCCGCATCCGGCGTCGTGCTCGATCCCGCCCCGGTGTCCTCTTACGTCAAGATATCGGACGGCTGCAACCGCTTCTGCTCGTTCTGCTCGATTCCCTACATCCGCGGCCGCTACCGCAGTTTCGAGTACGGCGAGATCGAGGCGCAGGTCGACGACCTCGTGCGGCGCGGGTCGCGCGAGATCGTGCTGATCGCCCAGGACACCGGCCGGTGGGGCGACGACTTCGAAGAGCCTCGGACCCTCGCGCAGCTCGTATCCGACCTCGCCGATCGCTTTCCCGATATCTGGCTGCGGCTGATGTACATCCAGCCCGAGGGCGTGACCGACGAGCTCATCGAGGCCATCGCGTCGCACGACAATGTATGCGATTACTTCGACATACCGTTTCAGCACGTCAATCCGCGGTTGCTCAAGCTCATGCGGCGCAAGGGGTCGATCGGGGAGTTCGATCGGCTCGTGCAGCGCATTCGGGCGCGCATTCCGGATGCCGCGCTGCGCACGACGTTCATCGCGGGTTTTCCCGGCGAGACCGAAGAGGAGTTCGAGGAGCTGCTGGATTACGTGTCCGAGTGCGACCTGGACTACATCGGGGTCTTCCCGTATTCGCGCGAGGAGGGCACCCACGCGTTCGAGCTTCCCGGCCAGATCGACGAGGACGAGAAGCACGATCGAGCCCAGCGCCTGCGCGAGCTCGCCGACGCGGTGTGCTCCGCCCGCATCTCCTCGCGCGTGGGAAGCAGGCGCAGGGTGCTCGTGTGCGGGGAAGAGGAAGACGGCCAGGTCTTCGGCCGGGCCATGTGCCAGGCTCCCGACGTCGACGGCGTGACCTACCTCGATGAGGGGAATCCGGGCGACGTCGTCGAGGCGCTCATCGAGGAAACGCTGCTCTACGAGATGGAAGGGAGCGTGTCGCCGTGCAACGACGCCCAGTAG
- a CDS encoding FtsK/SpoIIIE family DNA translocase, whose translation MAKPSSLKRTSKPASRPKARAAAPQEKAARKAAASSRARAPEPQQAPVLEERARRDIAGISFIVLGVAFLLIALVPGSAVVTSALSTVIKLLVGVGSYLLPLLLFVVGACFLVRIDNGRVPARLAIGLGIIFFALLVILSLFTPYLASDGAVPSLMFDENQLKARGGYFGAGFAWVGLNFLGFPVSLVIMVGVVLIGLAVIGLSASRLVERVREKGRSLRSGEDDDAVVPAAPFGAPRPAAPPADDQPTRALDRSSAEAERGQTVPVPDSRALLEQALGSRRQGSSGRASTGALTRRLGQTEDQAAPAKPSAKKAPAAGPVPGPKPQDGFELPAMDLLKVSKKTKKSQAFAAELADTAARLQGTLEDFGIMATVVDWIAGPTVTLFEVDLPAGVRVNRITNLGDDIALALAAPGVRIFAPIPGTHYVGIEVPNITRENVLLGDILKEAKGGPLEMAIGKDVEGRPIVSDLAKMPHLLIGGTTGSGKSVGINSMIMSMLMRATPSEVRFIMIDPKRVEFTPYNGIPHLYVPVVTEPKEAASALSWGVAEMERRLKVFSKVGARNIGQYNDKVQSGQIDAEEFEELPYIVIIIDELADLMMNVGKEVEFSISRIAQLARAAGIHLIVATQRPSANVVTGLIKANITNRMSFNVASGLDSRVILDTAGAESLIGNGDLLLSKPEFAKPVRIQGCYVGEDEISSVVEAIKAQGEPEYHNDILKTNLITLGASQPDGSGGSVEDDDPLIWEAAEIVVATGMGSTSNIQRKLKVGYSRAGRIMDMLEEKGVVGPANGSKPRDVLVDAMELETLKAFEQND comes from the coding sequence GTGGCGAAACCGTCGTCGCTTAAGAGAACCAGCAAACCGGCTTCGCGCCCGAAGGCGCGCGCCGCGGCACCCCAGGAGAAGGCGGCCCGCAAAGCGGCCGCCTCTTCGCGCGCACGGGCGCCCGAACCCCAACAGGCCCCGGTCTTGGAGGAGCGGGCGCGCCGCGACATCGCGGGCATCTCGTTCATCGTGCTGGGCGTGGCCTTCCTCCTGATAGCGCTCGTTCCCGGTTCGGCGGTCGTGACCTCGGCGCTGTCCACGGTCATCAAGCTGCTCGTCGGCGTGGGATCCTATCTTCTGCCCCTGCTCCTGTTCGTGGTGGGTGCGTGCTTCCTCGTGCGCATCGACAACGGCAGGGTCCCGGCGCGTCTCGCGATCGGGCTGGGGATCATCTTCTTCGCGCTGCTCGTGATCCTCTCGCTGTTCACGCCCTACCTGGCTTCCGACGGCGCCGTTCCCAGCCTGATGTTCGACGAGAACCAGCTGAAGGCCCGAGGCGGGTATTTCGGAGCGGGCTTCGCCTGGGTCGGCCTCAACTTCCTGGGCTTTCCTGTCTCGCTCGTCATCATGGTGGGCGTGGTGCTCATCGGCCTGGCCGTGATCGGCCTGTCCGCCTCGCGCCTCGTCGAGCGCGTCCGCGAGAAGGGCCGTTCGCTGCGCTCCGGCGAAGACGACGACGCGGTCGTGCCCGCAGCGCCCTTCGGCGCTCCCCGTCCCGCCGCACCTCCGGCCGACGACCAGCCCACGCGCGCGCTCGACCGATCCTCGGCCGAGGCGGAGCGCGGCCAGACGGTTCCCGTACCCGATTCCCGCGCCTTGCTTGAGCAGGCGCTGGGAAGCAGGCGCCAGGGCTCTTCGGGCAGGGCGTCCACGGGGGCGCTCACGCGCCGGCTCGGCCAAACCGAGGACCAGGCGGCGCCTGCGAAGCCCTCGGCGAAGAAGGCGCCCGCAGCCGGACCCGTGCCCGGTCCGAAGCCCCAGGACGGATTCGAGCTCCCCGCGATGGATCTTCTGAAGGTCAGCAAGAAGACCAAGAAGTCCCAGGCGTTCGCCGCAGAGCTGGCCGACACCGCCGCGCGCCTGCAGGGAACGCTCGAGGACTTCGGCATCATGGCCACGGTGGTCGACTGGATCGCCGGCCCGACGGTCACCCTGTTCGAGGTCGACCTCCCCGCAGGCGTGCGCGTCAACCGCATCACGAACCTCGGCGACGACATCGCCCTCGCGCTCGCTGCGCCGGGCGTGCGCATCTTCGCGCCCATCCCCGGCACGCACTACGTGGGCATCGAAGTCCCCAACATCACCCGCGAGAACGTCTTGCTGGGCGACATCCTCAAAGAGGCCAAGGGCGGCCCGCTCGAGATGGCGATAGGCAAAGACGTCGAAGGGCGGCCCATCGTGTCCGACCTGGCCAAGATGCCTCACCTGCTCATCGGCGGCACCACCGGTTCGGGCAAGTCGGTGGGCATCAACTCCATGATCATGTCCATGCTCATGCGCGCGACCCCCTCCGAAGTCCGCTTCATCATGATCGACCCCAAGCGCGTCGAGTTCACGCCCTACAACGGCATCCCGCACCTCTACGTGCCCGTGGTGACCGAACCCAAGGAGGCGGCCAGCGCCCTTTCCTGGGGGGTGGCCGAGATGGAGCGCCGACTGAAGGTGTTCTCCAAGGTGGGCGCGCGCAACATCGGGCAGTACAACGACAAGGTGCAGTCGGGCCAGATCGACGCGGAGGAGTTCGAGGAGCTTCCCTACATCGTCATCATCATCGACGAGCTCGCCGACCTCATGATGAACGTCGGCAAGGAAGTGGAGTTCTCCATCAGCCGCATCGCCCAGCTCGCCCGAGCCGCCGGCATCCACCTCATCGTGGCCACGCAGCGCCCTTCCGCCAACGTGGTGACGGGTCTCATCAAGGCGAACATCACCAACCGCATGTCGTTCAACGTCGCTTCGGGCCTCGACAGCCGCGTCATCCTCGACACGGCCGGCGCCGAGAGCCTCATCGGCAACGGCGACCTGCTGCTGTCCAAGCCCGAGTTCGCCAAGCCCGTCCGCATCCAGGGCTGCTACGTGGGAGAAGACGAGATCTCGTCGGTGGTCGAGGCGATCAAGGCCCAGGGCGAGCCCGAGTACCACAACGACATCCTCAAGACCAACCTCATCACGCTCGGCGCGTCCCAGCCCGACGGATCCGGCGGTTCGGTTGAAGATGACGACCCTCTGATCTGGGAGGCGGCCGAGATCGTGGTGGCAACCGGCATGGGCTCCACCTCGAATATCCAGCGCAAGCTGAAAGTTGGCTATTCGCGCGCCGGACGTATAATGGACATGCTCGAGGAAAAGGGCGTCGTCGGCCCCGCGAACGGCAGCAAACCGCGCGACGTGCTGGTCGATGCCATGGAGCTCGAAACCCTCAAGGCGTTCGAGCAGAACGACTAG
- a CDS encoding YajQ family cyclic di-GMP-binding protein: protein MAKESSFDIVSTVDIQEVDNAFQQAKKELAQRYDLKDSGATIAFDKGGKTMTVHAPSDFVAGQVIDVVSSKLVKRGIDLAAVKWGAPQAAAGSTVVRTASIVEGIDKETAGRINKDIKAEKFKAKVTIDGDKLRVSSASRDVLQDVIAFVKSKDYGQPLQFNNYR, encoded by the coding sequence ATGGCAAAGGAATCCAGTTTCGACATCGTGTCCACGGTCGATATCCAGGAGGTCGATAACGCCTTCCAGCAGGCCAAAAAGGAGCTGGCTCAGCGCTACGACCTCAAAGACTCGGGCGCGACGATCGCGTTTGACAAAGGCGGCAAGACCATGACGGTCCACGCCCCCAGCGACTTCGTCGCCGGCCAGGTGATCGACGTTGTTTCATCCAAACTGGTCAAGCGGGGGATCGACCTCGCTGCGGTCAAATGGGGCGCACCCCAGGCCGCCGCGGGCTCGACCGTGGTGAGGACCGCCTCCATCGTCGAAGGGATCGACAAGGAGACCGCGGGGCGCATCAACAAGGACATCAAAGCCGAGAAGTTCAAGGCCAAGGTGACCATCGACGGAGACAAGCTGCGCGTCAGCTCGGCGTCGCGCGATGTGCTGCAAGACGTGATCGCCTTCGTCAAGTCGAAGGACTACGGTCAGCCCCTCCAGTTCAACAACTACCGCTAG